GGATGGAGCAAAGTCGGCATCATCGAAGCGTCGGCGTTTGATCCGATGACCGCGTATGCAGCCGTCGATCGCCACCGGCTCGACGATCTCCGTCCGTATATCTACCGCACGCGCGACGGCGGAAAATCGTGGACGCTCATCGCCGGCGGCATTCCGGTCGGCGCCTATGTGAACGCGGTCCGCGAAGATCCGGATCGCCTCCATCTTCTCTACGCCGGCACTGAGCTCGGCGTCTACGTCTCGTTTGACGACGGCGGCGCCTGGCAGCCGCTGCAGCTGAATCTTCCCGTCACGCCGGTGCGCGATCTCGCGATCAAACGCGATGCTTTGATCGTAGCGACGCACGGTCGCTCGTTCTGGGTGCTCGACGATCTCGCGCCGCTCCACGAGTTGACCCCGGCTTTGGCGAGCGGATTCGCACATCTCTTCGCGCCGGAGACCGCCGTGCGGCTGCAGCCGCATGCATTTCCAAGCGAGCGCCTGCCGCCGGAAGAACCGAGCGGTGAGAACCGCCCCGTCGGCGCGTACATCGACTACTTCATCGGATCCGCCGCAGCCGGGAACCGCGTGACGATCGAGATACGCGATGCGACCGGCGGACTGGTTCGTCGGTACTCAAGCGATGAACCAGCCGTTCCGACAAACCCGGACGACTACGATTTCCCTTCGTTCTGGGTCACATCCGTTTCGCCGCCGGCCAACACGTTCGGCATGCATCGCTATCTGTGGGACTTCGATTATGCCGCGCCGGCGCTCTTGAGCCAACCGCCGCTTGGTCCTGGCGGTCAAGACGGTGTTACGGCGGCGCCCGGCACGTTCAGCATCAAGCTCTTCGTGGGTTCGCAGTCGTACAGTGCGACGCTGCGAGTGGTCGCCGACCCGCGGGCTCACGTGTCGCGCTCCGATTTGGCCGCGCAGTTCTCGCTTGCGCGTTCTATCGAGTCGCTGCGCGTTCAAGTAGCGGAAACATCTTCGCGAGCGCGCGCGATACGTGCCAAGATGCCGCTTAGCGATCGGCGTCTTTCGATTATGAACACGCTGCTCGGCTCGACTCCGTCTGGGTCACCCGACGACTCGGTCGGATCTCCTTCGGAGGATTTCTCAAGCTTGCGCTTTCTGGCGCGCTCGCTCGAACAGCTTCAAGGGCTGGTCGAATCCGGCGATGCAGCACCGACGAAGGACGAGGTTTCTGCCTTCAACATGCGTCGCGACCGCCTCGCCGCGATCCGTCTGGCGCTTCAACGCATGTAGGGCGGACGTTTATCGTCCGCCGGCGGACCGTAAAGGCGGACCGTAAAGGTCCGCCCTACAGAGAATGACGTTTAAATCGGCTTGAGCGGGATGACCTGGCGAGCGTCAAGGGCACGGGAAACGACATCCGCTAGACTTTCCAGGTGCGCGCGCGTGAGTTCATCGAGTCCCGAACGCGACGTGGCCGAGCGGAGTTCATCGCGAAGCCCGACGAGTTCGTGACGCGCAAGCGCTTGCGCGTCGTACGGCGTCCCCTCGGGCGGCGTGAGCCAAAGCATCGCGAGCATGCGAGCGTACCATTGCTGCAACGAACGATGGATGACGCCCGTCGACCCGACGCGGGAAGACCCGAGATCTCCGTAGACCGATGCCTGAGTCCAATCGAAGAGGTCGGAAAGGGTCATCGTCGTTCCCGCTTTCGCCTTGAGCGGAAGATCATCGAGGCGCTGCAGCATGAGGGGTTGGAACATCGTCGCCAACGTGCGACGCTGCAGCGATGTGACGGCTTCGACGACGGGCTCGTCGTGGCGCCGCGGCGGATTGTAAGCCCATTGCCCGCCCTGTTGCGTTTCCCATTCGCTATAGACGAGCCGGTTGAGCGTCGACGGTGAGAAATGCCAAGCGTCGTCCGAGAACAGATAACGATCGAGCAGGTCGTACGCGCGTCGCTCGTCCGATCGAGCGACTTGGGCCAACGGCGCCGCAGCACCCGGATCGCCCGCGTGCGATCGCGAGAGGTACTCTCCCGCGATGAAGTGCTCCGGCTGCGTCGCGATGAGGTTGACGTACCCGAACGCATACTCAAACGCCGCCCGCTCGTCGTCGAAACTCCGGCCCGGCTTCGGCCACGTCGCGTCCAACTTATCGAGGACCTGATGAGCCAAGTGAAGTTGCGAAGCATACCATGTGAGCGGATCGTTCGTAAGGTCCCACTGCGCCACGCGCGGGTCCACGGCGTGCGCGTCGGCGTACGAAACGTCTTCGTCGCTCGCGAACCTGAGTGAAGGGTTCGTCCACGATTGCGCCCAGCGGTTGAGTACCGGAACCTCATCTTGCGGCGTTCTTGCACCCGGAACCCTCGCGTAACCCCAGTGGATCACGTAGTAATCGTACGGCCCCAAGACCGTCTGCCAGTACGTTCCCTGGGGTTCTCCGATCGGCCAGAGATTTAGCGGCGCATATTCCATCACCGATGAGGCCACGCCGTAGCGCGACGTGAACGACTTGCTGTGCAGCTGCTTCGCACTGAATGCGAGCGATCCGATGAAGTTGTGCTGCAGACCCATGCCGTGCCCGGACTCGTGCACGATGAACGACTCGAGAAGTTCGTCGTTGAATTCAGTCAGTGCAGCGCCCGTCAGAGGACGTCCCATCACGTCCAGCGCCACCTTGCCGTATCCGGCCTGCAGGCGCTTCCCGACGGCGTATTCGCGCTCCATAGCTGGAAATTGAATGCCCGCGCTGCCCGCGACCGGATCGACGAACATCTGCGCCGTGACGTTGGAGAATTGCAGCACGTCAGCGTCGATGACGATATTGGTCCGGAACATTTGTCCGGTCCGCGGATCGAAGACCGGGTTCTCGGCTGCGTAGCCCCCCGAATTCGACTCGGTCATCCAGATCACGGTGTTGTAGCGGATGTCGTCGGGATCCCAGTTCGGATCATCCGGCTGGTCCTTGACCTGCACGGCGTCGCTGATCCCGATCTTCTCGAACGCCGCATTCCATGTCAGCAGCGAACGCCGCACCGCATCGCGGTATGCCGTCGGAATCGTGTTGGACAAATAGTAGACCATCGGGTGCTTCGCCGGCGAGAGCGGCTTCGAAGGATCGGATGGCTGCATGTTCCATCGAACGACGTAGCGTACGATGCGCGACGCGTGGACGTCGTTGCCGTAGTCGAGGTAGGCCGCATCGAAGAACCCCACGCGGTCATCGGCGAGCCGCGGCATGTAGTCGCCATCGTTCGGCGGTTGCGCGAAATTGTAGACGACGCGAATCCGCAAGCTGCGCGGGTCCGGAACGTTATCGATCGTGTTGGGAGAGTCTGTCGCCCATGTCTGGTCCGCATCGACGATGATGTTCTGAGGAAACGCCTTCGTCGGGCCGAACAGCGTGCGGTCGGTATCCAAGTGGTACGCGTGATCCGGATCGTCCGGTCCTGTGATCTGCTTCAATTGCGCGGCGATGTTGTCCACGTCGCCGAGCAGAAACGACGCATCGAAGATCACGCGACCCGTTGCGCTATCCTCGGCGACGATCGGAGCGACCGCGACGGGCGAGTCGGCAAAGGTCTGATCCACCGCGCGCTTCGCCGCGTCGTTTCCCGACGCGAGGAAATAGGTGTTCGGCCAGGTCGCGACGATCTTGTCATCGCTGCGCGTGAATCGGATGATACGCGCATACGAGCCGATGCCGCCGGGGATGAAGTTGTAGCCGCCTAGGCCGTTCGCCGTTTCGGCCGTCTGCACAAAATCTTGCCCCAACTGCGCCGCGGCTATGTCGATGTAGACCTTACCGTCCTTGCGGATGACGTTGAAAAGTCCGTTTTGGACCGATGCCCCGTCGACGAACTTCGCATACGCAGCCGGTCCGGTGTCTCCCGATGCGTCGTCGGCAAAAGCCGCCGCCTCCGTCAGCACCGCCATCAGCGAACAGCAAGCCAATGCAAACAAGACGCGTGTGATCATGCGTGTCACTCCTCTTACATGCGCCGCGGCGCGCGTGCTATCTCTTGAAGCGCGCGCCGGCTAGCGCCCCTCTTTTTCAGCGCGCCGCTGAGCTTTCGGCGGCAGCGGACGCCAGTGATACCGGAACCGCGGATCCAGGTAAGCGCGATCGTTCGCCGCCGTCAGCTGCGGGCCGAACAGCGGAATGGAAAGGCCGCCCGCCGGCGCGTACATCGCTTCGTCGAAGAGGCCGCCGGACGGTTTATCGGCGACAGCGAAAACGCTGTAGGCCAGGTCGTGCACAAACGCAGTCGCGATGTAGTCGGCTACCATCAGTCCGTTCTGACTGTTGGCAAGCCACCGCACATTCATCGGCCCCGCCAAGACCTGAGCGGTGTTCCAACTCTTACCGCCGTTGTGCGACGAGACAAACCCGACGCCGAGCTGGCATGACGTCATCGTGCAGTTCGATTTCGAGAAAAAGTAAAATGTCAACCCGATGCCGGCGTTCGCACCGGACGTCGCCGGTTGAATGCCGATGCCGGGAATGAAATGGTCGACGCTGCTCGTCACCGCGTCGATCGGAACACGAGCAGGCGCGGTCCACGTCTTGCCGTCCGCGGACGTCGTGTATACGATATCGTTCTCCGCGCAGTTGCGGCGGAAGCGACAGTCCGGCCAGGCGACATAGATCCTTCCGGACGCATCTTGCGCGGCGCTCGGCAGCGGACTCGATCGCAGTCCGGCAGCTTCCGCGTGGAAGAACTCGGATGTGACCGTCTGCGCGCCGCCCCAGTGTTTGCCGCCGTCGGTCGACCTGAACGCAACGATGCCGTTGAAGCCCTCGAAGGGAACCACGACGTTTCCGTTGGGGAGGACCAGCGGCTGACCGCCCAAGCCTCCGTCTTGATTTGCCGTGGGCAACGGCCCGGACCAGGTCGCACCGCCGTCGCGTGACGTGTCCATGAAGACCTCGTCACCGGCGAACGGTTCATCCCACTCGGCATAGCAGTTGCCGTAAAATCTACTCGTGGTCCAATCGTCGCAGACGACCCACGGCTTGTCGGCCGACTGAGAACGCGGCGCGATGCCGACCGGCTTGGCCCACGCCTTGCCGTCGGGCGAACGGCTTATCAGGATCGCGGGCGACGTCGGCCGCGTGTTCGAGAGCGGCAGCGAGGCGATCATCCACACCGCGTGCGCTGCATCGTAGCCGACCGAAGGATCGCTCACTGCGTCGAACCGGTTGGACGGGTTCTGCGCCTTCGTTATGCCCGGCAGAAAACCAAAGCCCCACGTCATCCCGCCATCGGACGACGTCGCGTAACCGATGTCGGCCGATCCGCCGGGCACGACGCGTCCGGTTTGAAACGCGCTGACGATCGTGTCGCCGAACGAAAACGTATCGGGCTCGACTTCGGTCCGGTGTTGGCTCGCAGCGTTGGTGAACGGATCGCTTGAGACTCTGACGAGCGTCGCCGCAGAACTTATCGTGGAACTGAACGTGAAGACCAGGGCTGTCGCTACGACGGAAGCCAGCGTTTGCATGGCCGACCTTTCCCGATGCGTCCGGCCGACCCCTGATTTCCGCGCTATCTTAATGAAGCGCGGAATCATACCAGCGTTCTAGATCGGCTCTGAATTGCGCCAGCGCGGGCTCGTGCAGATAGACCATGTGTCCTGACTCGTAGAAACCATATGTGATGTTCGCGCGCAGCGACGGGTCGAGATTCATGTGCGTCAGCGCGTATTGCGTTCCGAAGAACGGCGTCGCCATATCGTAGTAACCGTTCGCAGAAAACACTCGCAGGTGCGGGTTTTGCGTCATAGCATCGTGCAGATCGGGCAGCACGTCCGCGATGGATTCCTTGTTGCCGTCGATCGTATGCGTTAAATCCCACGCGCTGTTGACGGCGAAGCTCAGCTGATCGTAGATCAGGTCGGTCTGATAGTGCAGTCCGGAGCGGACGTAGTCGTTGAGCGCCGTGACTTCCGCGTTCGTGCTCGTCGGATCGTAATCGGGCGTGTCGCCGACGGCTTTGTTGTCAATGCCTAAGAACCGGCCGTCGAGGCGTCCGACCGTCCGATTATCCGCTCGCAGCAGCTCTTTTTCGAACTCTCCCGGTTCCACGCGCAGGTCGGCGTTGCGGATGAATCGTTCGCTTAGGCCGGTGAACGCGTGCATTTTTCGGACGACGTCATCCCGCTCCGAAGCGCTCAGCGTGGAGCCCTGCAGCAAAGCATCCGCGTATTCGCCGATCGCGAAGTCGCGCGCCGATTGGACGAACGGCGCGAGCTGCGCCGGCCGGTTCGGGATCTTGTTATGATACCAGGCGATGGCCGATTCCGTGGGCAGATATCCGATATACAGCGAGTCCAACCCGTCGCCATCGATAAAACCCGTGGCGAAGTTCAGGGCCGAGGAGAGCAGGATGACGCCGTTGAGGTCGTTGCCGTCCTGCTGCAGCAGATTCGCGAGGACCGCCGACCTCGTCGTGCCGTACGACTCGCCGAACAGGAATTTTGGCGAGTTCCACCGCCCGTTCTGTCCGAGGTAGCGCTCCACGAATTCCTTGAACGCCGTACCGTCTTGGTCGACGCCGTAGAAGTCCTCAGGCTTCGCGGATGGTGCCAAGCGGCTGAATCCCGTGCCGGGCGCATCTACAAACACCATGTCGGTCTTGTCGAGCAAGCTGTATTGGTTGTCCACGAGTTGATACGGCGACGGCTGCGTGTGTTGGCCATCGGCCGTCAGGACCCGCTTCGGACCGAACGAGCCCATGTGCAAGAAGACCGATGCCGAGCCCGGGCCGCCGTTGTAAAAAAACGTGACGGGTCGCCTGCTCAGATCTGCGACTCCGTCAGCCGTGTAGCCGACGTAGAACATCGTGCAGGTCGTGTTGCCCTGAGCGTCCTTCAACGCGATGGTTCCGGCCGTCGCCGTATATGGGATCGCTTTGCCGTCGAGCGTTATCGTCTGATGGACCGACGAATCTCCCGGCGCTCCGCTTTGCGGAGCGCTCGCCGGTTGCGCGGATTGCGCCGACGGCGTGCCTGCAGCCCGAGAAGGCGCTGCCGAGACAAGAACCACTGAGAACGCGAGGGCGGCGAGAACCGCTTTCATCTTCTTCTGCTCCATGTCGTTCAGGCCGCCGCTCATCGTGCGAGCACCGAGTCGTACCATTTGCCAAGATCGGCGCGGAATTGCTGCAGAGCCGAGTCGCGCAGATAGACCATGTGGCCGGATTCATAGAAACCGTAGCTCAGATTGCCGCGCAGCGTCGGATCGAGTTCCATGTGATCGAGCAGATATTGCGTGGCGAAGAACGGCGTGGCCATGTCGAAGTAACCGTTCGCCGAGAACACACGCAGGTGCGGGTTTTGCGTCATGGCGTCGTGCAGATCTTGGATCACGTCCGGGAACGGGAGTTGGTTCCCGTCGATGTTATGCGAATAGTCCCAATTCGGTCCGCCGACGATATCGTACGCGGTAGGCCGATAGATCAGCTCGGTCTTGTACTTGAGCGAATCTCGGACGTAGTCGTTGAAGAGCGACGTGTACGCCGACGCGACCGCCACATCGGACGCGTCGTAGTCCGGGCCGTCTCCCGTCGCCTTGCCGTCGATGCCGATGAAACGGCCGTCGAGCCGTCCTGTGGTGCGATTCTGATCGCGCATCAACTCTTTTTCAAATTCTCCCGGCTCGATTCGCAAGTCCGCCTGAAGGAAATATTGCGGGCTGATGCCGGTATACGTGTAGAGCTGATATGCGATCCGGTTCCGCGACGTCTCGGAGAGATTCGAGCCTTGGAGCAGCGCACGCGCGTAATCGCCGATCGCGAACCGGCGGGCGGACGCCACGAATGCTGCCAGGTCGGCCGGGCGCCGCGGCAATTTGTTATGGTACCACGCGAGCGCGGCTTCGGTCGGCAGGTAGCCGTAATACTCGATGTCGATGCCGTCGCCTCCGCCGAACGACGCGTAGTTCAGCGCCGACGAGAGCAAGACGACGCCGTTGAGATCCACACCGTCCTGTTGCAGCAGATTCGCGAGCACCGCAGAGCGCGTGGTGCCGTACGACTCGCCGAATAAGAACTTCGGCGAATTCCACCTGTGGTTGTTCGTGAGGTACCGCTCGATGAATTGCTTGAACGCGCGCGCATCTTCATCTACGCCATAGAAATCCTTGCCCTTTGCGGTGAGCGCGACACGGCTGAAGCCGGTCCCCGGCGCATCGATAAAGACAAGGTCTGATTTATCCAACAGACTGTATTGGTTGTCCGACAACCGGTAAGGCGCAGGCGGCGCGTGCACCGCGTTCGGTATCTGCACACGTTTCGGCGCGAACGAACCCATGCGCAGCCAGATCGTGGACGATCCCGGGCCGCCGTTGTAAAAGAACGTCACCGGACGCCTGCTGAGATCCGACACGCCGTCGGCAGTGAACGCCGTATAGAACATGCTGCACGTGGGTGTACCGGCAGCGTTTACCAGCGTGATAGTTCCCGCTGTCGCAGCGTATGCGAACGAGCGGCCGGAAAGGGAGATGGAGGCATGTGTCGTCGAGTCCTTGGATGGCGGGAGCGCCGGCGGCGCGGCGGCTCGCACCGGAGCCGAACTGAAAATGGCGAAGGTCAGGACAAATACGGCGAGCGCTGTTCTCACGTTCACTCCATGGTAGGATGCCGTGCGGACGGTTGGCGGCGGTCGGCCTTCGAACTTTTCGCCGAGCGGACCTCTGCTCGCGCGTCCGCGCCAAATCATTCCCGATTGTTGTGCGGTATTGCAACCGTCACCCAGCAAAGGGCGCGTCAGTTCGTCGGCAGCGCACCGACGCGGCGGCGTTTCGGATGCGCGGCGTCGATCGCCGCGATTTCATCTTCATCCAACGTGAGGGCCGCCGCGGCGGCGTTCGCCGCCACGTGCTCGATGCGCGATGCTTTGGGAATCGCGAAGACGCGCTCGTCCCTGATGAGAAACGCAAGCGCCACGGCTTGCGCGCTCACGCCGCGCGTGGCCGCGATCTGCGCGACGGCTGCATACCGCTTCTTCTTCGCGTCGAGCGTCGGTTTGCCGAGCGGCGTGTATGCGACGATCGCGGCGCCGTTTTCGCGTGCCCACGGCAGCTCGTGATCCTCGATGGTGCGCTCTTCGAGATTATAGAGGACTTGATCGCAAGCGATCGCGTTCGATCGCAGCGCCGCTGCGGCTTCCCGCAAATCCCACGGATCGAGATTGCTGACGCCGAGCGAGCGGATCTTCCCTGATTCGACGAGCCGTTCAAGCGCCGCCATCGTCTCCTCGATCGGCACGCTGCCGCGCCAATGCAGCAAGTAGCAGTCGAGATAGTCCGTCCGCATTCGCCGCAGCGAGCGTTCGCATGCGCGGATGACGCCCTTCGCATCGGCGTTCTGAGGCAGCACTTTCGAGACGAGGAACAGATCTGCACGCGGCACGCCTGCGATCGCCTCGCCGACGATCTCTTCAGAGCGTCCGTCACCGTACATCTCAGCCGTGTCGATGTGGGTGAGGCCGAGCGCGATCCCGTGGCGCAGCGCATCGCGGTCAGGCAGCGGCCACGTCCCCTGACCTATCACGGAGACGAGCGGCCCGCCGGAACCGAATCGCTTACGAGCGACCATTGACGTAACCCTCGAGTCGCGCAAGGCAGCCCGGTAGATCGCGGCGGCCGAAGCCGATCCGAAAGTGGCTGTCGCCGAATTCCAGCTCGGCGCTCGGAAGCAGCAGAACTCCGCACGCGCGCACGACGCGCTCGCAGAATGCAGCCGTGCCCTCCGGCGCGAGATAACGCACGAGTCCGACCGTTCCCGCTCGCGGGCGTTGCCAAGCGAAGAGGTCGGCTCGGCGCTCGAGAAACGCTTCGACGAGTCGAAGATTCTCGATGATGATCTCAAGGTTTCGGCGGTGCAGCTCCGCGCGATGACGCAGCGCTATGCCGGCGAGGAACTCATCGGTCGCACCGTTGCAGAGGCTCAGGTAATCCTTGAGGCGCATCATCTTCGCGAGCAGCGCGCGGTCGTGACTGACGGCCCACCCGACCCGCACGCCCGGCAGTCCAAACGTCTTGGAAAGCCCGCCGATGGAGACCGCTCGTTCGTACAGCCCTGCTGCTCCGGGCAGTCGCTGTGCCGCATCCTGTTCGATGAAGCGGAATATCTCATCGCAGAAAAGGTAGATACCGCGCGAGCTCACGATCGACACCATCTCGTCCAGCGCGGCCCTGCTCATGAGATATCCGGTCGGATTGTGCGGAGCCGTCAGCATGACTGCACGCGTGTTCGGTTGGATCGCGGTCCGAAGGAACTCAATATCCAGCTCCCAGCCGCGCCGTTCGTCGCCGCCCCACAGCGTCAATTCGCAGCCGATGCTCTTGGCGACTTCGTAGTGCGACTGGTAACACGGATATTGGACGATGACGTGATCGCCTGGGTTCAGCGCGCACAGCATGAACGCGTAGATCGCTTCTGAACTTCCCGCGTGCAGCAAGACGTCGTCCGGCGCAACCCCATCGAAGAGCGCAGCAACGCACTCGCGGATAGAGAGCGAACCGTTGGGTTCGACATATCCCAGGCGTAAGGCGCGCAACGCCTTCTCGGCCTCGGGCTCGAGCTGAAGCAGCTCTTCGAGCGACAGCGCCTCGCAATCCGACGCGCACAGAAGATAGGGCGCGGTGAATTCATAGCGCGCGAAATACCGCTCTAGCTTGAACGGCGAAAGCATCACGGCGCGGCCGGCGTCATTCGCCGCCCGCGTGCGGACGGCGCGCGCACAACTCCAGCCGCGTTCCCGCCGCGTCTTCAAAGAACAGCGCCGGGTATGTCTCCATCTCAGCGGACGGCTCGACGCGAACCGCGCCGATCGACGCGAGCTCGCGTTGCCACATGTCGAGATCAGCGCGAGATGCGACGCGGAACGCGACGCGTGTTGCCGTCGGCCGCGTCGCGAGATCCTCGATCACCCCGATGAAGAATGCAGCCGTGCCGATCTTTGGCTCTTCATAATATTCTGCGGCGTTGTAGGGCCTCTCGTCGTTTGGCTCGTGCCACTCGCCGCCGGCGTCTACGTGCGCGAACCGCTTGCGCGTGAGCCCGAGTTTCGGAAGAAAGTCGTCATAGAAGGCTTCGACGGCGGGTAGCGACCTCACCCGAAGATCGATATGGTCGAAACCGAGAAATCCGTTGGACATCGCCGCCTCCCGCACAGTGA
The DNA window shown above is from Candidatus Eremiobacteraceae bacterium and carries:
- a CDS encoding zinc-dependent metalloprotease; translated protein: MITRVLFALACCSLMAVLTEAAAFADDASGDTGPAAYAKFVDGASVQNGLFNVIRKDGKVYIDIAAAQLGQDFVQTAETANGLGGYNFIPGGIGSYARIIRFTRSDDKIVATWPNTYFLASGNDAAKRAVDQTFADSPVAVAPIVAEDSATGRVIFDASFLLGDVDNIAAQLKQITGPDDPDHAYHLDTDRTLFGPTKAFPQNIIVDADQTWATDSPNTIDNVPDPRSLRIRVVYNFAQPPNDGDYMPRLADDRVGFFDAAYLDYGNDVHASRIVRYVVRWNMQPSDPSKPLSPAKHPMVYYLSNTIPTAYRDAVRRSLLTWNAAFEKIGISDAVQVKDQPDDPNWDPDDIRYNTVIWMTESNSGGYAAENPVFDPRTGQMFRTNIVIDADVLQFSNVTAQMFVDPVAGSAGIQFPAMEREYAVGKRLQAGYGKVALDVMGRPLTGAALTEFNDELLESFIVHESGHGMGLQHNFIGSLAFSAKQLHSKSFTSRYGVASSVMEYAPLNLWPIGEPQGTYWQTVLGPYDYYVIHWGYARVPGARTPQDEVPVLNRWAQSWTNPSLRFASDEDVSYADAHAVDPRVAQWDLTNDPLTWYASQLHLAHQVLDKLDATWPKPGRSFDDERAAFEYAFGYVNLIATQPEHFIAGEYLSRSHAGDPGAAAPLAQVARSDERRAYDLLDRYLFSDDAWHFSPSTLNRLVYSEWETQQGGQWAYNPPRRHDEPVVEAVTSLQRRTLATMFQPLMLQRLDDLPLKAKAGTTMTLSDLFDWTQASVYGDLGSSRVGSTGVIHRSLQQWYARMLAMLWLTPPEGTPYDAQALARHELVGLRDELRSATSRSGLDELTRAHLESLADVVSRALDARQVIPLKPI
- a CDS encoding sialidase family protein; its protein translation is MQTLASVVATALVFTFSSTISSAATLVRVSSDPFTNAASQHRTEVEPDTFSFGDTIVSAFQTGRVVPGGSADIGYATSSDGGMTWGFGFLPGITKAQNPSNRFDAVSDPSVGYDAAHAVWMIASLPLSNTRPTSPAILISRSPDGKAWAKPVGIAPRSQSADKPWVVCDDWTTSRFYGNCYAEWDEPFAGDEVFMDTSRDGGATWSGPLPTANQDGGLGGQPLVLPNGNVVVPFEGFNGIVAFRSTDGGKHWGGAQTVTSEFFHAEAAGLRSSPLPSAAQDASGRIYVAWPDCRFRRNCAENDIVYTTSADGKTWTAPARVPIDAVTSSVDHFIPGIGIQPATSGANAGIGLTFYFFSKSNCTMTSCQLGVGFVSSHNGGKSWNTAQVLAGPMNVRWLANSQNGLMVADYIATAFVHDLAYSVFAVADKPSGGLFDEAMYAPAGGLSIPLFGPQLTAANDRAYLDPRFRYHWRPLPPKAQRRAEKEGR
- a CDS encoding aldo/keto reductase, with the translated sequence MVARKRFGSGGPLVSVIGQGTWPLPDRDALRHGIALGLTHIDTAEMYGDGRSEEIVGEAIAGVPRADLFLVSKVLPQNADAKGVIRACERSLRRMRTDYLDCYLLHWRGSVPIEETMAALERLVESGKIRSLGVSNLDPWDLREAAAALRSNAIACDQVLYNLEERTIEDHELPWARENGAAIVAYTPLGKPTLDAKKKRYAAVAQIAATRGVSAQAVALAFLIRDERVFAIPKASRIEHVAANAAAAALTLDEDEIAAIDAAHPKRRRVGALPTN
- a CDS encoding aminotransferase class I/II-fold pyridoxal phosphate-dependent enzyme yields the protein MLSPFKLERYFARYEFTAPYLLCASDCEALSLEELLQLEPEAEKALRALRLGYVEPNGSLSIRECVAALFDGVAPDDVLLHAGSSEAIYAFMLCALNPGDHVIVQYPCYQSHYEVAKSIGCELTLWGGDERRGWELDIEFLRTAIQPNTRAVMLTAPHNPTGYLMSRAALDEMVSIVSSRGIYLFCDEIFRFIEQDAAQRLPGAAGLYERAVSIGGLSKTFGLPGVRVGWAVSHDRALLAKMMRLKDYLSLCNGATDEFLAGIALRHRAELHRRNLEIIIENLRLVEAFLERRADLFAWQRPRAGTVGLVRYLAPEGTAAFCERVVRACGVLLLPSAELEFGDSHFRIGFGRRDLPGCLARLEGYVNGRS
- a CDS encoding VOC family protein; amino-acid sequence: MSNGFLGFDHIDLRVRSLPAVEAFYDDFLPKLGLTRKRFAHVDAGGEWHEPNDERPYNAAEYYEEPKIGTAAFFIGVIEDLATRPTATRVAFRVASRADLDMWQRELASIGAVRVEPSAEMETYPALFFEDAAGTRLELCARRPHAGGE